From Pseudomonas hefeiensis, one genomic window encodes:
- a CDS encoding carboxyl transferase domain-containing protein, with protein sequence MATLHTQLNPRSAEFIANREAMLKQVDALHTLLAQVQQGGGPKAQERHTSRGKLLPRERINRLLDPGSPFLEISQLAAYGVYGEDVPAAGVIAGIGRVEGVECMIVANDATVKGGSYYPLTVKKHLRAQTIAQQNRLPCIYLVDSGGANLPRQDEVFPDREHFGRIFFNQANMSAMGIPQIAVVMGSCTAGGAYVPAMADEAIMVRQQATIFLAGPPLVKAATGEVVSAEDLGGADVHCKISGVADHYADNDEHALAIARRSVANLNWRKLGEVQQRAPIAPLYLSDELYGVVSADAKQPFDVREVIARLVDGSLFDEFKALFGTTLVCGFAHLHGYPIAILANNGILFAEAAQKGAHFIELACQRGIPLLFLQNITGFMVGQKYEAGGIAKHGAKLVTAVACAKVPKFTVIIGGSFGAGNYGMCGRAYDPRFLWMWPNARIGVMGAEQAAGVLVQVKREQAERSGHPFSAAQEAEIKQPILDQYEEQGHPYYSSARLWDDGVIDPAQTRDVLGLALSASLNAPIEPSRFGVFRM encoded by the coding sequence ATGGCCACGCTGCATACCCAGCTCAATCCGCGCTCAGCAGAATTTATCGCCAACCGCGAGGCGATGCTCAAACAGGTCGACGCTTTGCACACCCTGCTCGCTCAGGTCCAACAAGGTGGCGGTCCCAAGGCGCAGGAGCGCCACACCTCGCGGGGCAAACTGCTGCCCCGTGAGCGCATCAATCGCTTGCTCGATCCAGGTTCGCCGTTTCTTGAGATCAGCCAACTGGCGGCTTATGGGGTGTATGGCGAAGACGTTCCGGCCGCTGGCGTGATTGCCGGGATCGGCCGAGTGGAAGGCGTCGAGTGCATGATTGTCGCCAACGACGCGACGGTTAAAGGCGGTTCCTACTATCCGCTGACGGTGAAGAAACACCTGCGCGCCCAAACCATCGCCCAGCAGAATCGACTGCCGTGTATTTATCTGGTGGATTCGGGCGGCGCCAACCTGCCGCGCCAGGACGAAGTGTTTCCCGACCGTGAGCACTTCGGGCGGATCTTCTTCAATCAGGCGAACATGAGCGCCATGGGCATTCCACAAATTGCCGTGGTCATGGGTTCCTGCACCGCCGGTGGCGCCTACGTGCCGGCGATGGCCGACGAAGCGATCATGGTCCGCCAGCAAGCCACGATCTTCCTCGCCGGCCCTCCGCTGGTGAAAGCTGCCACTGGAGAGGTGGTCAGTGCTGAAGACCTGGGCGGTGCCGATGTGCATTGCAAGATTTCTGGCGTCGCCGACCACTACGCCGACAACGATGAACACGCCCTGGCCATTGCCCGCCGCAGCGTCGCCAACCTCAACTGGCGCAAGCTCGGCGAAGTGCAGCAACGTGCGCCCATTGCCCCGCTGTATTTAAGCGACGAGCTGTACGGTGTGGTTTCGGCGGACGCCAAGCAGCCGTTTGACGTACGTGAAGTGATTGCGCGGCTGGTGGACGGTTCGCTGTTCGACGAGTTCAAGGCGCTGTTCGGAACGACGCTGGTATGCGGTTTTGCCCATTTGCACGGCTACCCGATTGCGATTCTCGCCAACAACGGCATTCTGTTTGCAGAAGCGGCGCAGAAAGGTGCGCACTTTATCGAGCTGGCCTGTCAGCGCGGCATCCCGCTGCTGTTCCTGCAGAACATTACGGGTTTCATGGTCGGGCAGAAATACGAAGCCGGCGGCATCGCCAAGCACGGCGCGAAGCTGGTGACGGCGGTGGCCTGCGCCAAGGTGCCGAAATTCACCGTGATCATCGGCGGTAGCTTTGGTGCCGGCAACTATGGCATGTGCGGCCGCGCCTACGACCCACGGTTCCTGTGGATGTGGCCGAATGCGCGGATTGGCGTGATGGGTGCCGAACAGGCCGCCGGCGTACTGGTGCAGGTCAAGCGTGAACAGGCCGAACGTAGCGGCCATCCGTTCAGCGCCGCTCAGGAAGCTGAAATCAAACAACCGATTCTCGATCAGTACGAAGAGCAGGGTCACCCCTACTATTCCAGCGCGAGG